From the genome of Excalfactoria chinensis isolate bCotChi1 chromosome 12, bCotChi1.hap2, whole genome shotgun sequence, one region includes:
- the RFT1 gene encoding man(5)GlcNAc(2)-PP-dolichol translocation protein RFT1, translating into MAARVALRQTARLASSSALLQVLFRAVTFGLNALTLRYLSRELLGVVSVRLTLLYSTAVFLAREAFRRACLSGGAERSWAATINLLWLTVPLGVFWSVLLGFVWLHVLEVPDPSVVPHYRAGVVAFGLSAVVELLGEPFWVLAQAHLFVRLKVIAESLSIVSKCTLTVILVVLYPQWGLHIFSLAQLLYTSVLVLCYVVYFAKFLGSPEATKKSFPITRMKGLLPNWMADKAFLNWKEARLTWSFFKQSFLKQILTEGERYVMTFLNVINFGDQGVYDIVNNLGSLVARFIFLPIEESFYVFFAQVLERGKNVKDQKQDDVAMASNVLELLLKLVLLIGLTIAVFGYAFSQLALDIYGGSMLSSGTGPDLLRCYSLYVLFLAVNGVTECFTFASMCKEEVDRYNFVMLALSFMFLCISYFLTRWHGSVGFILANCFNMGIRIAHSIHYIYEYFKESSYRPLTGLLPSPFLILAYVISGGITVYSEAFFCCDKGWTARLIHISIGALCLAATIITMFCTETKMVHFVRSQFLSQYMKKGT; encoded by the exons ATGGCGGCTCGTGTGGCGCTCCGTCAGACGGCCCGCCTGGCCTCGTCCAGCGCGCTGCTGCAG GTGCTGTTCCGGGCGGTCACCTTCGGGCTGAACGCCCTGACGCTGCGCTACCTCTCCAGGGAGCTGCTCGGCGTCGTCAGCGTGAG GCTGACGCTGCTCTATTCCACGGCCGTCTTCCTGGCCAGGGAGGCGTTCCGCAGGGCCTGCTTGAgcggcggcgcggagcggagctGGGCTGCGACCATCAACCTGCTGTGGCTGAC AGTCCCTCTTGGTGTCTTCTGGTCTGTTCTCCTGGGCTTCGTCTGGCTGCACGTACTTGAAGTTCCGGATCCATCCGTGGTTCCTCACTATCGGGCCGGCGTTGTGGCGTTTGGCCTCTCAGCAGTTGTTGAGCTTCTAGGAGAGCCGTTCTGGGTTTTAGCCCAGGCTCATCTGTTTGTAAGGCTTAAG GTAATTGCTGAAAGCCTTTCGATAGTGTCAAAATGCACTTTGACAGTTATCTTAGTCGTCCTTTATCCGCAGTGGGGccttcacattttttccttggCTCAG CTTTTGTACACCAGTGTTCTGGTGCTGTGCTACGTggtttattttgcaaagttcttGGGGTCTCCTGAAGCAACAAAGAAGTCATTTCCAATTACAAGAATGAAAGGCCTGTTACCTAACTGGATGGCAGATAAG GCTTTCCTTAACTGGAAGGAGGCACGGCTGACTTGGAGCTTCTTCAAACAGTCCTTCCTGAAGCAGATTTTGACAGAGG GTGAGCGATACGTGATGACTTTTCTGAATGTGATAAACTTTGGCGATCAGG gtgTGTATGACATCGTGAATAATCTCGGGTCGCTGGTGGCCAGGTTCATCTTTCTGCCTATTGAAGAGAGTTTTTATGTCTTTTTCGCTCAAGTATTGGAAAGAGGGAAGAATGTAAAGGATCAGAAGCAG gatGATGTTGCTATGGCTTCGAATGTGTTAGAACTGCTGTTGAAGTTGGTGCTTCTGATTGGCCTTACCATTGCTGTTTTTGGATATGCCTTTTCTCAGCTGGCTCTGGATATTTATGGAGGTTCAATGCTCAGTTCTGGAACAG GTCCCGATCTTCTCCGCTGCTACTCCTTGTATGTCCTATTTCTTGCTGTCAACGGAGTAACAGAATGTTTCACGTTTGCTTCGATGTGCAAAGAAGAGGTGGACAG GTACAACTTTGTTATGCTGGCCTTGTCCTTCATGTTCCTGTGCATCTCTTATTTCTTGACCCGCTGGCACGGAAGCGTTGGCTTCATCCTTGCCAACTGCTTTAATATGGGTATCCGCATTGCTCACAGCATCCATTATATCTATGAGTACTTCAAGGAAAGCTCCTACAGACCTTTGACAGGCTTGCTTCCCTCACCGTTTTTAATACTCGCTTATGTCATAAGTGGAGGAATTACTGTTTATTCAGAG GCATTCTTCTGCTGCGATAAGGGTTGGACGGCAAGGCTGATTCACATCAGCATTGGGGCGCTGTGCCTTGCAGCTACCATCATTACCATGTTCTGCACGGAGACCAAGATGGTCCACTTTGTCAGAAGCCAGTTCCTCTCCCAATATATGAAGAAAGGAACATGA